One genomic segment of Bacteroides caccae includes these proteins:
- a CDS encoding PRTRC system protein C, with amino-acid sequence MALDIKGLKRVFILKKGNGTLTLEDPDSRMSLSEVTDFYSINYPELTTATLHGPELEEDRAVYRFKTTIGTKG; translated from the coding sequence ATGGCACTTGATATCAAAGGACTCAAAAGAGTATTCATCCTGAAAAAAGGAAATGGCACCCTGACACTGGAAGACCCGGACAGCAGAATGTCCCTTTCCGAAGTGACGGACTTCTATTCCATAAACTATCCGGAACTGACCACGGCAACCCTGCACGGGCCGGAACTCGAAGAGGACCGCGCGGTATACCGGTTCAAAACCACCATAGGAACGAAAGGATAA
- the ung gene encoding uracil-DNA glycosylase, whose amino-acid sequence MNVRIEQSWKQQLQEEFDKPYFEKLVTFVKDEYKRAHVLPLGHQIFHIFNSCPFEKVKVVILGQDPYPNPGQYYGVCFSVPEGVAIPGSLNNIFKEIHQDLGKPIPASGNLDRWVAQGVFPLNSVLTVRAHETGSHRNMGWEIFTDAVIRKLSEKRENLIFMLWGNYAKEKLSLIDTSKHLVLTSVHPSPRSAEYGFFGCKHFSKANAFLRSKGIEEIDW is encoded by the coding sequence ATGAATGTCAGAATAGAACAAAGTTGGAAACAGCAATTACAAGAAGAATTTGATAAACCATACTTCGAAAAGTTGGTTACATTCGTCAAAGATGAATATAAACGGGCACACGTCCTCCCTCTCGGACATCAGATTTTTCATATATTCAATTCCTGTCCCTTCGAAAAAGTAAAAGTAGTTATCCTTGGACAAGACCCTTATCCCAATCCCGGACAATATTACGGAGTCTGTTTTTCTGTACCTGAGGGAGTAGCTATCCCCGGTTCACTAAACAACATATTCAAAGAGATACATCAAGACCTGGGAAAACCAATTCCTGCTTCCGGTAACCTGGATCGCTGGGTTGCCCAAGGCGTATTCCCGCTAAACTCTGTTCTTACCGTACGAGCGCACGAAACCGGTTCTCATCGAAATATGGGCTGGGAAATCTTCACAGACGCAGTTATCAGGAAACTTAGTGAAAAGCGAGAGAATCTGATATTTATGCTTTGGGGAAATTATGCGAAAGAGAAACTATCTTTGATAGATACTAGCAAACATCTGGTACTGACCAGCGTTCATCCTTCTCCCCGTTCTGCCGAATATGGTTTCTTCGGTTGCAAACACTTCAGCAAAGCCAATGCTTTTTTGCGTAGTAAGGGAATAGAAGAAATTGATTGGTAA
- a CDS encoding NYN domain-containing protein: MKKEKDLFVAVLIDGDNASSEKMEDVMRFVSRYGTAVVRRIYGDWTKKKLSGWKDAARDYSFRMVQASSFVQGKNTTDIALVMDAMDILHEGRVGCFCLVASDGDYTLLAQRIRESGLMVLGYGEGKTPVALVRSCTGFLLADRKEEKPFQENTPEFFIQRDMEYFDKAFEQAADGKAEVSLSLIGGALKKLMPKFKVKRYGCRTLGKLYERLEKYELVKTGKGVAGLVRIKS, translated from the coding sequence ATGAAAAAAGAAAAAGATTTGTTTGTCGCGGTTTTGATTGACGGCGATAACGCTTCTTCCGAGAAGATGGAAGATGTGATGCGGTTTGTATCTCGCTATGGTACTGCCGTTGTGAGACGTATATATGGTGACTGGACTAAAAAAAAACTTTCCGGTTGGAAGGATGCGGCAAGGGATTATTCGTTCAGGATGGTGCAGGCTTCCTCTTTTGTGCAGGGAAAGAATACGACGGATATTGCGTTGGTTATGGATGCGATGGACATCCTGCATGAGGGGCGGGTCGGTTGTTTTTGTCTGGTTGCCAGTGACGGGGATTATACCTTGCTGGCACAACGTATCAGGGAGAGTGGCCTGATGGTTCTTGGTTACGGGGAGGGAAAGACGCCGGTGGCACTGGTACGTTCCTGTACCGGGTTTCTGTTAGCTGACCGGAAGGAGGAGAAGCCTTTTCAGGAAAATACACCTGAATTTTTTATTCAAAGAGATATGGAATACTTTGATAAGGCTTTTGAACAGGCTGCTGATGGTAAGGCGGAGGTTAGCCTGTCTTTGATTGGAGGTGCGCTGAAGAAGCTGATGCCCAAATTCAAAGTGAAAAGGTATGGCTGCAGGACGCTTGGCAAATTGTATGAAAGGCTTGAGAAATACGAACTGGTTAAAACAGGAAAGGGTGTTGCCGGATTAGTGCGGATTAAGTCCTGA
- a CDS encoding PRTRC system protein E produces the protein MFFQSIYQMMSAGTDLNINIRRTDGKLSVAVMPRRTTLKDEAGQAIVPLILNGTPMELDGQFLQIITTPLQKAQGILTNLETFEQQARLTATQGKATGTANDKKTKEAREKQEKMEKLLKRAEEAFTAGKYSEATTCLRQAKVLADTDRQKQIEARIQEVQKESSQGCLFPETDTQPLPQQPPANGTANGNRPDGQMRMFTSQPPQQPVQQAIPQTVQQPVPRPQIVQPQPVPQYYPGTPQPVPLQPQATVIQTTRENTGREYQSPPQPATEALTFDKDDENDRELLREDPYAEYIDFPQECRMKDETQAELICC, from the coding sequence ATGTTTTTCCAATCAATTTATCAGATGATGTCGGCAGGCACAGACCTGAACATCAACATCAGGAGAACGGACGGAAAACTGTCCGTAGCGGTAATGCCCAGGCGTACAACACTCAAGGATGAAGCCGGACAGGCCATCGTGCCGCTCATACTCAACGGCACCCCCATGGAACTGGACGGACAATTCCTGCAAATCATCACCACACCGCTGCAGAAAGCGCAGGGAATCCTCACCAACCTTGAAACCTTCGAGCAACAGGCACGGCTGACCGCAACACAAGGCAAGGCGACCGGAACCGCCAACGACAAGAAGACAAAAGAGGCACGTGAAAAACAGGAAAAGATGGAAAAACTCCTCAAACGTGCGGAGGAGGCGTTCACGGCAGGAAAATACTCGGAAGCGACAACCTGCCTCAGGCAGGCCAAGGTACTCGCAGATACGGACAGGCAGAAACAGATAGAGGCAAGGATACAGGAAGTGCAGAAGGAGTCGTCACAGGGCTGCCTGTTTCCTGAAACGGATACACAGCCGCTCCCACAACAGCCGCCCGCAAACGGTACGGCGAACGGAAACCGGCCTGACGGACAAATGCGGATGTTCACGTCACAACCTCCACAACAGCCTGTACAGCAGGCAATCCCGCAAACGGTACAACAACCGGTGCCTCGGCCGCAGATAGTACAGCCGCAGCCCGTACCACAATATTATCCGGGAACACCGCAACCCGTTCCCCTGCAGCCGCAAGCAACCGTCATACAGACAACCCGGGAAAATACGGGCAGGGAATACCAGTCACCGCCACAACCGGCCACAGAAGCGCTCACTTTTGACAAGGACGATGAAAATGACAGGGAACTGTTGCGTGAAGACCCGTATGCGGAATACATAGACTTCCCGCAGGAATGCCGTATGAAGGACGAGACACAGGCGGAGCTTATATGTTGTTAA
- a CDS encoding tetratricopeptide repeat protein, producing the protein MKCRIILELLAILFFTGCYNREQISRLDEAEALIQNKPDSALTILQQLKSEGSQAEQAKYALLYSEALDKNHIKATNDSLIRRAWEYYKHHPKDLRRQCKTLYYWGKVKLRAGDKPGALRLYLKVEEKLKDTNEPYYAGLLYSQIGEVYYDQMNYSRAYHYFREARNNFRQSDNTREETEATLDMAAATFNSKDMEKAMRLYSAALDLADEHKFDKLAKASLTNLASLYVVSGKKQIPHDLLQRIELSARQDTLYGYHTLVDANLLKNRIDSARYYLALAEAHSTDIRDIADLQYTAYRIEAQARNFEKATEKIHHYIYLTDSLTRSNMQFSAGMVERDYFKERSNFAEYRMKNRTIWEIAVATVIFLILGVAYYIIRQRLRLQRERTDHYLLLAEEANFQYKTLTEHMEGQRNAESHLKGLIASRFDIIDKLGKTYYERENTASQQAAMFHEVKQIITDFAENNEMLQELELIVNTCHDNAMEKLRNDFPSMKEADIRLLCYIFVGFSPQVISLFMKDMVANVYARKSRLKSRIKSAETANKELFLALFG; encoded by the coding sequence ATGAAATGCAGAATTATACTCGAACTATTAGCAATTCTCTTTTTTACAGGATGTTATAACAGAGAACAGATTTCCCGGCTTGACGAGGCGGAAGCACTGATACAAAATAAGCCGGATAGTGCCTTAACAATATTACAACAACTCAAATCGGAAGGTAGCCAGGCTGAACAGGCCAAGTATGCGTTGCTTTATTCAGAGGCTTTAGACAAGAATCATATCAAAGCAACAAATGATTCGCTGATTCGTCGGGCTTGGGAGTATTACAAACATCATCCCAAAGATTTACGCCGTCAATGCAAAACCCTCTATTATTGGGGAAAAGTCAAACTGCGTGCAGGAGACAAGCCGGGAGCGTTACGCCTTTATCTGAAAGTTGAAGAGAAACTGAAAGATACCAATGAGCCTTATTATGCGGGGCTTTTATACAGTCAAATCGGTGAAGTGTATTATGACCAGATGAACTATAGCCGGGCTTATCATTATTTTCGTGAAGCTCGCAATAACTTCCGGCAGTCTGATAACACTCGCGAAGAAACAGAAGCAACTCTCGATATGGCAGCCGCAACTTTCAATTCGAAAGATATGGAGAAAGCCATGCGGCTCTATTCTGCCGCACTCGATTTGGCCGATGAACACAAGTTCGATAAGTTAGCCAAAGCCAGTCTCACCAATCTTGCTTCTCTCTATGTAGTGTCAGGCAAGAAACAAATTCCTCATGACCTGCTGCAACGTATCGAACTTTCTGCCCGGCAAGATACGCTCTACGGATATCATACATTAGTAGATGCGAATCTACTGAAAAACCGTATAGACAGCGCACGCTACTATCTGGCACTTGCAGAAGCACATTCTACCGATATTCGTGACATCGCAGACCTGCAATACACCGCTTATCGGATTGAAGCGCAGGCCAGAAACTTCGAGAAAGCAACTGAGAAGATACATCATTATATCTATCTGACTGACTCTCTGACACGCTCGAATATGCAATTCTCCGCCGGTATGGTGGAACGTGACTATTTCAAGGAACGCTCCAACTTTGCCGAATACCGGATGAAGAACCGTACTATCTGGGAGATTGCCGTAGCAACCGTAATTTTTCTGATATTAGGGGTAGCATACTACATCATCCGTCAACGTCTGCGCCTGCAACGTGAACGTACCGACCACTACCTGCTATTGGCGGAAGAAGCCAACTTCCAATACAAAACCCTGACGGAACACATGGAAGGACAGCGCAATGCGGAAAGCCATTTAAAAGGTTTGATAGCTTCACGCTTTGACATCATTGACAAACTGGGAAAGACTTACTATGAACGTGAGAATACTGCATCACAACAGGCTGCCATGTTCCACGAAGTGAAACAGATTATCACCGATTTTGCGGAAAACAATGAAATGCTGCAAGAGCTGGAACTTATCGTAAATACCTGCCATGATAATGCTATGGAGAAGCTGCGGAATGATTTTCCGTCAATGAAAGAAGCTGACATACGGCTGCTTTGTTATATTTTTGTAGGTTTCTCTCCACAAGTAATCAGTTTGTTTATGAAAGATATGGTAGCTAATGTATATGCTCGCAAGTCACGGCTCAAATCACGTATCAAATCGGCAGAAACAGCCAATAAGGAGTTGTTTTTAGCACTTTTCGGATAG
- a CDS encoding helix-turn-helix domain-containing protein, with protein sequence MAHDLLTRESPEIIRFFQDIGHITELLKSKPDRYRPVLNGDRYITEAELSESLKITRRTLVEHRTTGLIPYYRLGGRILYKEKDIIKLLDENRMEAF encoded by the coding sequence ATGGCACATGACTTACTGACAAGGGAAAGTCCGGAGATTATCCGCTTCTTCCAGGATATTGGACACATCACTGAACTCTTAAAAAGCAAACCGGACAGATACAGGCCTGTCCTGAACGGTGACAGGTATATCACCGAAGCTGAACTGTCCGAATCACTGAAGATAACACGCCGGACACTGGTTGAACACAGGACAACCGGACTTATCCCCTATTACCGGCTGGGAGGCAGGATACTTTATAAAGAAAAGGATATTATAAAACTGCTGGATGAAAACAGGATGGAAGCTTTTTAA
- a CDS encoding prokaryotic E2 ligase family D protein, with protein sequence MNELTIQMQQIMHPRAVLVAYECETAGYSIPRSYLELRPVNEKGRMGAGIPVTYEFMNSLVESYTESMSGIPHGRIPGNMLLCDSRKGRERYIWYNPPQKRKMYFQDGLHITNGTFNVPGVIYVVERECMDIHAFKGTIPEERTELYLAPFFNVTGADVCLGNSSLKKPQDMDFHEFQEYWEKRFWMSEFSHLGGGRNPTRSNLVSVTEHVRNNPFDYSELQQSGKKLKDILA encoded by the coding sequence ATGAATGAACTGACAATACAGATGCAGCAAATCATGCATCCCAGAGCGGTACTTGTCGCCTATGAATGCGAAACGGCAGGTTACTCGATCCCGCGAAGTTATCTCGAACTTAGGCCTGTCAATGAGAAAGGACGGATGGGAGCCGGCATTCCGGTAACCTATGAGTTCATGAACTCACTGGTGGAATCATACACGGAAAGCATGAGCGGAATCCCGCACGGACGCATCCCCGGGAACATGCTCCTGTGCGACTCCAGAAAAGGCCGCGAAAGGTACATATGGTACAATCCGCCGCAGAAGAGAAAAATGTACTTCCAGGACGGGCTGCACATTACAAACGGGACATTCAACGTACCGGGCGTCATCTACGTGGTGGAACGGGAATGCATGGACATACACGCCTTCAAGGGAACAATCCCCGAAGAGCGGACAGAACTGTATCTGGCACCGTTCTTCAATGTAACCGGGGCGGACGTCTGCCTGGGCAACTCATCGCTAAAGAAACCGCAGGACATGGATTTTCATGAATTTCAGGAATACTGGGAAAAGCGTTTCTGGATGAGCGAGTTCTCACATTTGGGAGGCGGCAGGAACCCGACCCGCAGCAATCTGGTTTCAGTAACAGAACATGTACGGAACAATCCGTTTGATTACAGCGAGTTACAACAATCCGGGAAGAAACTTAAAGACATACTGGCATGA
- a CDS encoding RNA recognition motif domain-containing protein yields the protein MNIYISGLSYGTNDADLTNLFAEFGEVSSAKVIFDRESGRSRGFAFVEMPNDTEGQKAIDELNGVEYDQKVISVSVARPRTERPSHGGGRGGYNNSRRY from the coding sequence ATGAACATTTACATTTCAGGTTTAAGTTATGGCACAAATGATGCTGACTTAACAAATTTATTTGCAGAGTTTGGAGAAGTATCTTCTGCTAAGGTTATTTTTGATAGAGAATCTGGTAGATCCAGAGGATTTGCTTTCGTAGAAATGCCGAATGATACAGAAGGACAAAAAGCAATTGACGAATTGAATGGCGTTGAATATGACCAGAAGGTTATTTCAGTAAGCGTTGCACGCCCTCGCACTGAAAGACCGTCTCACGGTGGTGGTCGTGGTGGTTATAATAACTCCAGAAGATATTAA
- a CDS encoding PRTRC system ThiF family protein — MKKIHYTDSYLLKPYHPVTIHVAGAGGTGSQVITNLARMNVALQALGHPGLHVTVFDPDIITEANIGRQLFSETELGQGKATAAVTRVNRFFGTTWTAENCRYPVRKTQENRDDRTRPANIIITCTDNTRSRLELWRFLKKYREASVNNERAVYYWMDFGNAQTTGQVFIGTVRNKIRQPASKEFMPVPGMNVITEEVNYSTIEEKDSGPSCSLAEALERQDLYINSILAQVGCDILWKMFKEGRTLYRGAYINLDTLRVNPIPV; from the coding sequence ATGAAAAAGATTCATTATACGGACAGCTACCTGCTGAAACCTTACCATCCCGTCACCATCCATGTTGCGGGTGCAGGGGGCACGGGATCACAGGTCATAACCAACCTGGCACGCATGAACGTCGCGTTGCAGGCACTGGGACATCCGGGACTGCACGTCACCGTATTCGATCCCGACATTATCACGGAAGCCAACATAGGACGCCAGCTTTTCAGTGAGACGGAGCTGGGGCAAGGCAAGGCGACAGCGGCCGTCACACGCGTCAACCGTTTTTTCGGAACAACATGGACGGCGGAAAACTGCCGCTATCCCGTACGGAAAACACAGGAAAACAGGGATGACAGGACAAGGCCGGCAAATATCATCATCACCTGCACGGACAATACCCGCTCACGACTGGAACTGTGGAGATTCCTGAAAAAATACAGGGAGGCCTCCGTAAACAATGAAAGGGCGGTTTATTACTGGATGGATTTCGGGAATGCGCAAACCACCGGGCAAGTCTTCATAGGTACTGTCCGCAACAAGATACGGCAACCGGCATCAAAAGAATTCATGCCGGTACCCGGAATGAATGTCATCACCGAGGAGGTGAACTATTCCACAATAGAAGAGAAGGACTCCGGACCGAGCTGCTCACTGGCGGAAGCACTGGAAAGACAGGACCTGTACATCAACTCCATACTGGCACAAGTCGGCTGTGACATTCTATGGAAGATGTTCAAGGAAGGAAGAACCCTGTACCGGGGAGCATATATCAATCTGGACACACTCCGGGTTAATCCGATACCGGTATAA
- a CDS encoding cold shock domain-containing protein, which translates to MAKSMTVGKRENEKKRLAKREEKLKKKESKKLSGKANSFEDMIAYVDENGMITSTPPTEDIKKEEINPDEIIIATPKKEEEEPAILRGRVEFFNEARGFGFIKDLNGVEKYFFHVNNVVGNIVENNIVTFDLERGTKGMNAVNICLEKQ; encoded by the coding sequence ATGGCAAAATCCATGACAGTAGGTAAACGTGAAAATGAAAAGAAAAGACTCGCTAAACGAGAGGAAAAATTAAAGAAGAAAGAAAGCAAAAAATTGTCGGGAAAAGCGAATAGCTTTGAAGATATGATTGCTTATGTAGATGAGAACGGAATGATAACTTCCACTCCTCCAACGGAAGATATTAAAAAAGAGGAAATAAATCCCGATGAAATAATCATTGCAACTCCCAAAAAGGAAGAGGAAGAACCGGCTATCTTAAGAGGAAGGGTTGAATTTTTTAATGAGGCTAGGGGATTTGGCTTTATTAAAGATCTTAACGGTGTTGAAAAGTATTTCTTCCATGTAAATAATGTTGTTGGCAATATTGTAGAAAACAACATTGTGACATTTGATCTTGAGCGTGGTACGAAAGGTATGAATGCAGTTAATATCTGTCTTGAAAAGCAATAA
- a CDS encoding DEAD/DEAH box helicase — translation MTFKELNITEPILKAIKEKGYTVPTPIQEKAIPAALAKRDILGCAQTGTGKTASFAIPIIQHLQVVSKESVKRQGIKALILTPTRELALQISECIDDYSKYTRVRHGVIFGGVNQRPQVDMLRKGIDILVATPGRLLDLMNQGHIHLDTIQYFVLDEADRMLDMGFIHDIKRILPKLPKEKQTLFFSATMPDTIVTLTKSLLKNPVKIYITPKSSTVDSINQVVYFVEKKEKSQLLISILQKAEDQSVLIFSRTKHNADKIVKILGKAGIGSQAIHGNKSQAARQSALGNFKSGKTRVMVATDIASRGIDISELPMVINYDLPDVPETYVHRIGRTGRAGNTGTALTFCSQEERKLVNDIQKLTGKKLNKANFTF, via the coding sequence ATGACATTTAAAGAATTAAATATAACCGAGCCGATTTTAAAAGCAATCAAAGAAAAAGGATATACAGTACCGACCCCAATTCAAGAAAAAGCGATTCCTGCCGCATTGGCAAAAAGAGATATATTAGGTTGTGCGCAGACTGGTACAGGAAAGACGGCTTCATTTGCCATTCCTATCATACAACATTTGCAAGTCGTGAGCAAGGAATCTGTCAAGCGTCAGGGTATCAAAGCCTTGATATTGACACCTACCCGTGAACTTGCCCTGCAAATCAGTGAATGCATTGACGATTATTCAAAATATACCCGTGTTCGCCACGGAGTGATCTTCGGTGGTGTAAATCAACGTCCGCAGGTTGATATGTTACGCAAGGGAATTGATATTCTGGTAGCTACTCCGGGACGTCTACTTGATTTGATGAATCAGGGACATATACATCTGGATACTATTCAGTATTTTGTATTGGATGAGGCTGACCGTATGCTTGACATGGGATTTATCCATGATATTAAGCGAATATTGCCGAAACTTCCGAAAGAAAAGCAAACCTTGTTCTTCTCGGCAACAATGCCTGACACCATTGTTACTTTAACCAAATCTCTGTTGAAGAATCCGGTGAAGATTTACATAACACCGAAATCGTCTACTGTGGACTCTATCAATCAGGTTGTGTACTTCGTAGAGAAGAAAGAGAAAAGTCAATTATTAATTTCAATTTTGCAAAAAGCAGAAGACCAATCGGTACTTATCTTCTCGCGTACGAAGCATAATGCCGATAAGATTGTTAAGATATTAGGTAAGGCTGGGATCGGTAGTCAGGCTATACACGGAAATAAGAGTCAGGCGGCAAGACAGTCCGCATTGGGTAATTTTAAGTCGGGGAAAACCCGGGTTATGGTTGCTACTGATATTGCTTCCAGAGGAATCGATATAAGTGAGTTGCCTATGGTTATTAATTATGATCTCCCGGATGTTCCCGAGACGTATGTACATCGTATCGGTCGTACAGGAAGAGCAGGAAATACAGGGACAGCACTTACATTCTGTTCGCAGGAAGAACGTAAACTGGTTAATGATATTCAGAAGTTGACCGGTAAGAAACTCAATAAGGCTAATTTCACTTTTTGA
- a CDS encoding ISAon1 family transposase produces MGTLYGVDGDLLERQYRNHLSNYLHWDQLAHAENWLLFEKNIGAYVCIDEVALSRGELYTVLINKETHGGKGSIIGIIKGTDVCTVTSVLLKLSRRRRYQVREITLDMAPNMEQIARTCFPAAKRVTDRFHVQKLAYEAVQEMRVKARWEALDEESIQIAYAKACGKMYHAPVFANGDTRKQLLARSIYLLYKKESLWTQSQRIRAEILFKEYPDIKKGYYMAMRLGSIYHQCKFKDIALTRLARWYDEVDKAGFLTFGRVARSIQTYYMNIINFFERRATNAAAESFNAKIKAFRAQFRGVRDKAFFLYRLAKLYA; encoded by the coding sequence TTGGGTACTTTATATGGCGTTGACGGGGATTTGTTGGAACGTCAATACCGCAACCATTTAAGTAATTACCTACACTGGGATCAGCTTGCTCACGCAGAGAACTGGCTCCTGTTTGAGAAGAACATTGGTGCCTACGTCTGCATTGACGAAGTGGCTCTTTCCCGTGGAGAACTCTATACTGTGTTGATTAATAAAGAGACTCACGGTGGTAAAGGCAGTATTATTGGTATCATTAAAGGTACGGATGTTTGCACGGTTACCTCTGTCCTGCTTAAACTTTCGCGTCGTCGCCGCTACCAGGTGCGTGAGATAACATTGGATATGGCTCCCAATATGGAACAGATTGCCCGGACTTGCTTCCCTGCTGCCAAACGGGTTACGGATCGTTTCCATGTACAGAAATTAGCGTATGAAGCGGTTCAGGAGATGCGGGTGAAAGCTCGCTGGGAGGCTTTGGACGAAGAGTCCATACAGATAGCTTACGCCAAGGCCTGCGGAAAGATGTATCATGCGCCCGTTTTCGCCAATGGAGATACAAGAAAACAGTTGCTGGCAAGGAGTATTTATCTGCTTTACAAAAAAGAATCTCTATGGACTCAGTCTCAAAGGATACGGGCCGAGATTCTATTTAAAGAATATCCCGATATAAAGAAAGGATATTATATGGCCATGCGGTTAGGATCAATCTATCATCAGTGTAAGTTTAAAGATATAGCTTTGACAAGGCTTGCAAGGTGGTATGATGAAGTAGACAAAGCGGGGTTTCTCACCTTTGGAAGGGTAGCGCGCTCGATACAAACGTACTATATGAATATAATAAACTTCTTTGAAAGAAGGGCTACCAATGCAGCAGCAGAGTCATTTAATGCTAAAATCAAAGCGTTCAGGGCACAGTTCAGAGGAGTAAGAGATAAAGCATTTTTCTTGTACAGACTCGCTAAATTATATGCATAA
- a CDS encoding helix-turn-helix domain-containing protein, producing MMYIDNEVLEKMIMTMVEGFNRLEKKLDRMNRLKDCLDGDTLLDNCDLAQLLGVTQRTIARYREKGLIRYYQTDENGKNFYRSSEIQDFLRQRGKKK from the coding sequence ATGATGTATATAGATAATGAGGTACTTGAGAAAATGATAATGACTATGGTGGAAGGTTTTAATCGCCTTGAAAAGAAACTTGACCGTATGAACCGCCTGAAAGACTGCCTGGACGGCGACACCTTGCTGGATAACTGTGACCTTGCGCAGCTTCTGGGCGTGACGCAACGGACCATTGCCCGTTACCGTGAAAAGGGGCTTATCCGCTACTACCAGACGGACGAGAACGGTAAGAATTTTTATCGTAGTTCGGAAATACAGGATTTTTTGCGGCAGAGGGGAAAGAAAAAATAG
- a CDS encoding helix-turn-helix domain-containing protein, translated as MEVISIEATTFEEIKQALSSIIRDIRTGRGIRQEERLTEWMDNQEACIMMDISPRKLLTLRSTGKIPYSRIDRKIYYRKKDIITYMEGLLQKGNN; from the coding sequence ATGGAAGTGATCAGTATCGAAGCCACAACATTTGAAGAAATAAAGCAGGCGTTAAGCTCAATTATCCGAGATATCCGGACAGGAAGAGGAATACGGCAGGAGGAAAGACTGACGGAATGGATGGACAATCAGGAAGCATGTATCATGATGGATATCTCTCCAAGAAAGTTGCTTACTTTACGCAGCACGGGAAAAATCCCGTACAGCAGGATAGACAGGAAAATCTATTACCGGAAAAAAGACATCATCACATACATGGAAGGACTGTTACAAAAAGGAAACAATTAA